TTGCAGTTTATCTAGTAAAAGTAACAATTCATCTTGTGTTATTAACTCACTTAATGCTGATGCCGCTTCAGTACGAATATCTGTATCCGATGAAGTAAGGCATTCAATTAAAGCAGGTATTGCTACAGGATTAGCAATTTCCCAAAGGGCAGATATAGCTATTTTTTTAACAGTAATATGTTCATCTTTCAAAGCGATGATTAAAGCATTGATTGTTTCTTCATCGCCTAAGTGCTGCAAGGTTTTTACAGCTACTATACGATCATTTATCTCAGGCGATCGCAGCATTTCTAGCCAATACTGGAGGTTGTTATCTTTATTCATTGTTTAAAAGCACAGAAAGGGAATCTTTAACGTAATAAAAAGGGAATCTGTACAGTAATTGCATTCGTTGGACATTCTTTTTCACAAGGTAGACAAAACCAACACTCATCATATTTCATGTAAGCTTTGCCTGTTTCTGGATTTTTTGCCAATACATCCAAGGGACAAACCTCAATACAGGCTGTGCATTTTTCTAAACATTTTGATTCATCAACGATCACAGGAACATCTATTCTTTGATTAATTAAAGCCATAAAACTACTCCATACTTACTTTTGTAACTAAACCGTTAAGCGGTAAAATAGATGGGGTAAATTTGAGTGTATGATTTCAAGCTCGTATTTAAATCCTAACTTTTATATAACCCTTTGTGAAGCTTGATTCGTCGTTAGAATAAAGCAAACTATCTAATGCAACTAATGTTGAAATTGCAGACTTCAGCAAGCAGATGGTGAGTAGTAAATGTTTTGATGAATTGCATATTATTTTACTAAAGCAATTGTTTATGAAAAGTTAATGATTGCTTGATATTGGTATAGCCAATTTTCTCATAAAATGAGTGCGCTTCTTTGCGTTTAATATTAGAACGTAACAGAACATTATCACATCCAGCTAGAGAAGCCCACTGTTCAATTTGATGCATCAAAAAACGCCCAATTCCACTATGACGACAATCTTTATCTACAACTAATCCCAAAAGAATCGCTGGAGTCGGAATAACTATAGAGTCACAAATATGAGCGTGCGCCCAACCAATTACATATTCATCTTCTAAAGTGGCAACATACACAATATGAGCATCGTTATTTTTAATTTTAGTAAGGCGCTGCTCTATTTGTTGATTTGTCACAAAATATTCTAGTTGTTCGCAAAGACTAGCAATTATCTCTACATCTTTAATCTCAGCTTGTCTAATTTTAAATTGCCCAACTACAGTTAATTCATTGATCATGAGCTTTAGTTTTAATTAGTTATTAAGTGTTGTGTGAATAAAACGATAGCCTATATCAATCTCTGTCAAATTGTGAATATCACCATATTGTTTTCTCCATTTTTCACTACTTAAATCTGCTGTAAGTAACTTCACTCCTTGGTCTACTAAATCTTGATTAGCTAATGCCAAAGATGATATTCCCGCACGTACTTCTGCTTGAAGATATAACTCTGGCCGTCTCCAGCCTGCTGCTGCGAATAAATCAGATAAATCGTATGGTAATAAAAGGGGTATGGCTTCAACACGCCTTTTAGTATTAATCTGAATTAAGTTTATCTGTTCGTTAAGTGGTAAAAATTGTAAGGCATCTTCCCACAAAAAGGGAAAATAGTCATAAAGCCATATCTTCTGAGCTAATCTAATATCAAAAGTTAACAAAATTATTGCCCCATTCTTAATTATTCTGTGCATTTCTTGAAATGCTTTTGGGAGATGGGAAAAGTGATGAATTGCCAGGATGCTTACAACAGTATCAACAGAGTTATCAAGTAGAGGTAAATTTTCTGCATAGCCAGTAAACCATTTAACTTGCGGATGTTCTACTGCTTGTTTTTGCATTACCAAAGAAGGTTCGATAGCATTAACAAGAAATCCTTTGTTAGCTAGCGCTAGGCTGTAACCACCGGTACCAGCCCCAATATCAGCAATAATGCTATTTTTGGGTAAATTGAGTAAATCAATTATTTTATTGACAATGCGGATATCAGGAACGCGAGTTTTTGAGTAGTGTAGACCGATTGAATTATAAATAGACATATTTATGATAATATCTTTCAAAACAAGTTAAAACTAACCATTTAAAATTGAACTTTAAATGAACAAATTAAACATCTGTTATTTAACCAATTCTAGCAATTTTAAGAGTTCACTTATCATAAACTTTGGTTGTGCTTCTTGTGGTAAAACTTGGTTTTTTCGGTTGTAATAGCAAAAATCAATATTAACTTGCATTGCTCCCGCATAGTCATGAGTGAGAGAATCTCCTACGTAAAGTACTTGTGCTGGTGTTAAATCTAATCTAGATAACGCATGATGAAATATTTCAGGAGATGGTTTAGCAAAACCAATTGCTTCCGAAACTACAACTTCCTCAAAAAAATGCTCAATTCCCGCAGCTTGCATTCTCGGTAGTTGTGCTGATACAAAACCGTTGGTGATAACAGCTAAACGATAACTGTGTGCGAGAACAGTTAGCACTTCCTTTACATCAGGTTCCATGACACCCAAATGATTAAAAATCTGCCAACAACTTTTACCAAGATTGCTGATTTGATCTGTTTTTATATTCAATTCAGCAAGCGTACTTTGATAAGACATCTCGATTAACTCAGTAGGAGAAAATTTTTCTCGCTGTATCCAATACTTGGAACTATAAGTTTCAAACACTTGAATAAAAGTAGTCTCACTTACTCCATTTAAATCTAAAGAGACTGCACAATCTTCAAGCGCTCCCAGAATAGCTCGGCGTTCACATAGCTCAAAATTTAATAGTGTATTATCGAGATCGAAAATTATGGCTTTATAATTCATTCAATTCTTTAATTCACGAAAATGCTTTATTCTATAGTTGAAATTCTTCTGATTATTTTTAGTATTCCTCTGAAATCTTTACTATAAAGTTTATAATTTTTATCATTAGGCTTCCTTACTAAAATTGCTTGTATATCTGCCCGTAATGCTCCAGCGATATCAGCATTGTAGCTATCACCTATCATTACACATTCTGTTTTTTCAATTTTTAAATCATTGATGATATAAGCATAGAAATTGAGACTGGGTTTTTCATATCCAATTTTTCCAGACGTATATATTTCATCAAAGTATTCTGTAATATTTAATTGGTCTATGATTTCGTGTAACTCAGGTATATGATTTGATAAAATTATATTTTTATAATTATTCTTGATTGTATATTGTAAAGTAGGAATTACATCATCATATAAATGCCATTTTTCAATATTCTTATATTCATTTTGGACTTGGAAAGCATATTTTATTGCCTAATTTTTATTTATACCTACTCTCTCATATATTTCTGCAAAGTATTCATTCATGTATTCCCACCATGTTTTTTTATTAAACAATAAACTATGGGGAGTTTCAGGCGAGTGCCAAGGAAAGATATTCTTCAAGAATGGTCGAATATCTTCTAAATCTATATTGTAGATTCCATTCAATATTAAAATTGAATGTAATGTTTCACTCCACATTCCTTGACGATAACCTAGTGTATTATCAAAATCCCAAAATAAATATTTCATTTTTATTTCGTTGCTATATCATAAACTTCATGATATATATCCACACCCACAATATAAGTATCAACAGGACGCTTAAACAATATCATTTGTCCTAATTCATCTTTCTTTAAATTGACATGACAAAACCACTCTTCATTATTTTTCTCTGGATAATCTAAGCGGTAATGATAAAGACCCCAACGAGTCTCTTGACGATATAATGATGCTCTGGCTGCCATTTCTGCACAGTCACGAATAAAGTGAACTTCTAGACTACGCATCAATTCATGAGGGTCACGGGCGCCCATTACATCTAATGTTTGTTGATATTGGACAAAATGTTTCAAACCAATCTCAATTTTATTGCCTGATTTTGGTGGTTGCAGATAATCATTAACTAAGCGTCTTAATTTGTATTCTACCTGGGTGTGAGGTACACCATTTGGGCGAGTTAAAGGTGCATAAATTCTGGCTTTTTCAGCTTCTAAAAAGTCTGTATCTGGTTCGATAAAATCTAAATCTTGGATATATTCAATGGCATCAGTTCCGGCTATGCGACCGAAAACAAATGCCCCAATCATGTAATTATGGGGAACGCTGGCCATGTCTCCGGCTGCATATAAACCAGGGACGGTTGTTTGAGCATTTTCATTTACCCACACACCAGAGGCACTATGACCGCTACATAAGCCAATTTCGGAAATGTGCATCTCTACGCCGTGAGTGCGGTAATCTTCATTTCTGCCTTGATGAAAGCGTTCTCTACTCGGTCGTTCATTTGCCCAAAGTATTGATTCAATTTCAGCAATGGTATCTTCATCAAGGTGGGTCATTTTCAGTTGGACTGGCCCTTTACCAGAGTTTAATTCTTTCCAGATTTCCAACATCATTTGACCACTCCAATAGTCACAACTAATGAAGCGATTTCCTTCGGCGTTGGCAGTATGAGCGCCAAAAGGCCCAGCGACATAAGCACAAGCAGGGCCGTTATAATCTTTAATTAGAGGATTAACTTGAAAGCATTCAATATTGCTGAGTTCTGCTCCTGCATGATAAGCCATTGAATAGCCATCTCCGGCATTGGTAGGATTTTCGTAAGTGCCGTAGAGATAGCCAGAAGCTGGTAATCCTAATCTGCCGCAAGCACCTGTACACAAGATGACTGCTTTGGCTTGAATGACAATATAATCGCCGTTCCTGACATCAAATCCTACTGCACCAACAGCACCACCTTCTTTAACTAACACCCTTGTTGACATGACACGATTTGTCACTTTGACTTTGTGGCGTTTGACTTGGCGGGTGAGAATGGTTTTGAGGTCTTTACCTTCTGGCATGGGTAAGACATATTTACCCACACGATGCACTTGTTTTAAATCATAGTTGCCTTGGACATCTTTTTGAAATTTCACCCCCCAACTTTCTAATTCTTGGATGACTTCATAACCTAATTTGCCTGTTTGATATACAGCTTTTTGGTTGAGAATACCGTCGTTAGCTAAGGTGATTTCGCGCACGTATTGTTCTGGGGTAGAATGACCAGGAATGACTGCGGTGTTTACCCCATCCATACCCATTGCGATCGCACCACTCCGTCGGATGTTAGCCTTTTCTAAAATCAGCACCTCTGCATCGGGATTTGCTTGTTTAGCTTTGATACCTGCCATTGTTCCGGCTGTACCGCCACCAATGACAAGTACATCAGTTTTTATCCGTTGGGTGTTGATGTCCATAAGCTTTTAGAAGTGGGGAGGAACTTTAAGGATTTATTACCGTTCCAAACGATATCTTTGACCTTCAGAACTATAAGCACATTCAATACTACGTTAAAACGAGCAACTTACCGTATTTTTTGATAAAATATTTACATAGAACCAGAAAAAGTAGCATTTAACGCCCCAGCAATTTGCACAAATACTTGACTAGCTTTGGAGTTAGGGTCAACGAGCATTAGGGGTTCTCCGACATCGCCGCCATTACAGATGAGGGGATCAATGGGAATCTGCCCTAAAAGAGGTGCTTTGAGTTCTTCTACTAACTTTTGACCGCCACCACTACCGAAAATCGAAATTTTTTCGCCACCATTCCCTATGAAATAGCTCATATTTTCGATAATCTCGATAACAGGAACCCCAACTTGGCGAAACATATAAACGCTGCGGCGGACATCCGAAATTGCCACATTTTGGGGAGTTGTTACCAATATTACCCCGCAAATCGGGCTTTCTTGCACGATAGTAATTTGAGCATCACCAGTACCAGGAGGAAGGTCAATTAATAAATAATCCAGTTCTCCCCACTCCACTTCATGGATAAACTGGGTGATGATTTTATGTAAAACTGGGCCGCGCCAAGCTAAAGGATGGTCTGCTTCAGCCAACAGTCCCACAGACATAACTTTAATACCGTGGGCTTCTAATGGCACAAACCTTTGCCCTTTGGGAGTATCAATAACTTTCACTTCAGATTTACCCAGTCCCAGCATTTGGGGAACATTGGGACCGTAAACATCAGCATCCAACAGACCGACTTTTGCCCCAGCCAATTGTAAAGCTGCTGCTAAATTAACCGCAGTGGTAGACTTCCCCACACCCCCCTTACCACTGGAAACTGCTAGAGTTGTTCTTACTCCTGGAATGGTGCAGAGTTGAATGTAAGTTTTTTTACTCCAAGTTAGGGATGATAATACAGTTTGAATCTCGGTTTCTAATTGATGTTGATGGGAACCAATATACAAACGCAAATATATATAATCATCAACTATCCGCAGATTTCGCACCATCCCCAGACTAATAATGTCATTTTTTAGGGTGCGATCGCTAATCTGCTTGAGAAGTTGCACAACTTCTTGTTTCCGGGCGATGGTGAGGGAGTCGCCAGAAGAAGCTTGTACTTCTTCATCTGAACGCTGGAAGGGTAATTGATGGCTTGACATGAAGAACTCCGCAAAGATAATCTATCAAATCTGGCGTGCAAATTAAATATTCGACAGCTTGGGTGCTAGTTTTGTGATGCACATAAATCTTGGACAAGTCTGATTGGGAATATTCCCCCCTATAGGATTGAGTGCCCCGACAATGAACGCGCTACGAAGAGAACTAAGCTATGGACAAGTATTAAATTATGAGGTATTTTGACTCTAAATTTTGAGAAGAAATCTTTGCTGAAATACTTGTTTTTTAGTAAAGACTATGGAATACTCCTGATATAATACGGTAAACCGATCGACAATTAGCATTTTAAGCGATGGTAAGCTTGCTAGTCAAACAATTGGCGTTGCTGAATTCAGGTATGAAAATGATTTTGCGTGGTTCCAAAACCTTATATAGAGACGTTTCATTGCAACGTTTCTACACCAAGATTTATATATCAAATCAGCAGCACCAAATAATTTAACTATTATGAGTGAGTTTATAACTTTATTTTTCAACAGAGATTTTTCCGTATTCTGGGTTTAACAGTTTCATCGGCGTAAAATGCGAAAAAAACATTGCTTTTTAACGCTACTGCTGATTCAGCTAGTTGCACTCATATCACTATTGAGCAATTTATCCGCATTAGCAGTTACCGTTAATCTCTGTCCTCCAGAGATGGTACTCATTCCTGGAGGTATTTTCAATATGGGAGCGGATAATTCGGGTTTTGTGGAAGAGCGAACAGCGAAAAATGTTACAGTTACCTCCTTCTGCATTGATAAATACGAGGTGACAAACGCTCAATTTGCTGAGTTTGTCAAAGCAACAAAGTATGTAACAGTTGCACAATGCCCTTTGCCAAAAGAGCAGTTTCCCGACTTACCAGATGAGCAGAGATTACCAGGTTCTCTAGTGTTTCATCAGCCAAAACAAGGTGTTAAGCAAGTCCAATTTCTCAGTTGGTGGCATTGGACACCTGGCGCTAACTGGCAGCATCCCTTTGGTAGCGACAGCACTGTTGTAGGTAAAGAAAACTACCCAGTTGTGCATATTGCTTACGAGGATGCCCTCGCTTACGGAATATGGGCAGGAAAATCCTTACCAACAGAAGCACAGTGGGAATATGCGGCTCGTGGTGGCTTAGATGGCGCAACTTATACCTGGGGTAATCAATATTCGGAGACAAAAGCCAACACCTGGCAGGGGATTTTCCCTTTTTTCAATACCAAAGCTGATGGTTATATAGGAACGGCAAAAGTAGGCTCTTTTTCGGCCAATGGTTATGGACTTTACGATATGACCGGTAATGTTTGGGAATGGACTTCCGACTGGTTCAGTTTAGGACATGAGAACAAAGCTCACAGTGTCAACCCCACAGGAGCCAGTAAAAGTTTTGACCCTAAAAAACCCACAGAGATTGCTCTTCATGTAATCAAAGGCGGCTCTTATCTATGTGCGCCGAACTATTGCAGCCGCTACCGTCCAGCCGCACGAGAATCTCAAGCTCCCGATACAGGAACTAGCCATATCGGGTTTCGCTTGGTGAAGAACCTGGTTTAAAGCATATTTTCATTAGATTGCACTCTTAGGTCGTCTGAGGTGCTTCTGCGTCTCTGCGTGAGAAAAAAATAGCTATGAAAGGTATTGTATGTTGAGTTTAATTTTCCGGGCAATCGCTCTATCTCTGGTCATCACCTTATTGATAGTTAGTAACCCTGCCCTAGCAGCTACATCAAAGGTTCTCCCTATTCGTCCACCGTCTTTTGAAGGTGAAATTGGCACAACTTACAAAGAGTCAACATCCGATTTTCCTACTCCAATCACCGCTCCTAAAAATGCTCCTAATGTCTTATTAGTGCTACTGGATGATGTGGGCTTTGGGCAGGCAAGTACTTTTGGTGGTTCTATAGAAACCCCCAATCTGACTCGTTTAGCGGAAAAAGGATTACGCTACAACCAATTCCACACTACAGCCCTTTGCTCACCTACCAGGGCAGCTTTGTTAACTGGGCGCAATCATCATTCTGTGGGTACAGGTGTAGTAGCAGAGTTAGCAACTGGTTATCCAGGTTACACAACCATTTTACCCAAGAGTGCGGCCACTGTGGCGGAAGTGCTGCGTCAAAATGGTTATAATACTGCGGCTTTTGGCAAATGGCACAATACACCAGATTATGAAACCAGTGCAGTGGGGCCTTTTGATCGCTGGCCGACAGGTTTAGGATTTGAGTATTTTTACGGTTTTATGGGTGGTGATACTAACCAATGGAGTCCGGCTTTGGTAGAAAATACCAAGCGGGTTGCACCACCAATCAATAATCCTGATTACCATTTAACTCCAGATTTAGTAGACCATGCGATCGCCTGGATTCGTTCTCAACAATCCATTGCTCCTGAAAAACCTTTCTTCACCTATCTGGCTATCGGTGCTACCCATGCACCCCACCACGCCCCCAAAGCCTGGATTGACAAGTATCAAGGCAAATTTGATCGAGGCTGGGATAAATTGCGGGAAGAAACCTTTGTCCGTCAGAAACAACTGGGTGTAATTCCTGCCAA
The Nostoc punctiforme PCC 73102 genome window above contains:
- a CDS encoding formylglycine-generating enzyme family protein; its protein translation is MRKKHCFLTLLLIQLVALISLLSNLSALAVTVNLCPPEMVLIPGGIFNMGADNSGFVEERTAKNVTVTSFCIDKYEVTNAQFAEFVKATKYVTVAQCPLPKEQFPDLPDEQRLPGSLVFHQPKQGVKQVQFLSWWHWTPGANWQHPFGSDSTVVGKENYPVVHIAYEDALAYGIWAGKSLPTEAQWEYAARGGLDGATYTWGNQYSETKANTWQGIFPFFNTKADGYIGTAKVGSFSANGYGLYDMTGNVWEWTSDWFSLGHENKAHSVNPTGASKSFDPKKPTEIALHVIKGGSYLCAPNYCSRYRPAARESQAPDTGTSHIGFRLVKNLV
- a CDS encoding Mrp/NBP35 family ATP-binding protein, translated to MSSHQLPFQRSDEEVQASSGDSLTIARKQEVVQLLKQISDRTLKNDIISLGMVRNLRIVDDYIYLRLYIGSHQHQLETEIQTVLSSLTWSKKTYIQLCTIPGVRTTLAVSSGKGGVGKSTTAVNLAAALQLAGAKVGLLDADVYGPNVPQMLGLGKSEVKVIDTPKGQRFVPLEAHGIKVMSVGLLAEADHPLAWRGPVLHKIITQFIHEVEWGELDYLLIDLPPGTGDAQITIVQESPICGVILVTTPQNVAISDVRRSVYMFRQVGVPVIEIIENMSYFIGNGGEKISIFGSGGGQKLVEELKAPLLGQIPIDPLICNGGDVGEPLMLVDPNSKASQVFVQIAGALNATFSGSM
- a CDS encoding HAD family hydrolase produces the protein MNYKAIIFDLDNTLLNFELCERRAILGALEDCAVSLDLNGVSETTFIQVFETYSSKYWIQREKFSPTELIEMSYQSTLAELNIKTDQISNLGKSCWQIFNHLGVMEPDVKEVLTVLAHSYRLAVITNGFVSAQLPRMQAAGIEHFFEEVVVSEAIGFAKPSPEIFHHALSRLDLTPAQVLYVGDSLTHDYAGAMQVNIDFCYYNRKNQVLPQEAQPKFMISELLKLLELVK
- a CDS encoding fumarate reductase/succinate dehydrogenase flavoprotein subunit, with product MDINTQRIKTDVLVIGGGTAGTMAGIKAKQANPDAEVLILEKANIRRSGAIAMGMDGVNTAVIPGHSTPEQYVREITLANDGILNQKAVYQTGKLGYEVIQELESWGVKFQKDVQGNYDLKQVHRVGKYVLPMPEGKDLKTILTRQVKRHKVKVTNRVMSTRVLVKEGGAVGAVGFDVRNGDYIVIQAKAVILCTGACGRLGLPASGYLYGTYENPTNAGDGYSMAYHAGAELSNIECFQVNPLIKDYNGPACAYVAGPFGAHTANAEGNRFISCDYWSGQMMLEIWKELNSGKGPVQLKMTHLDEDTIAEIESILWANERPSRERFHQGRNEDYRTHGVEMHISEIGLCSGHSASGVWVNENAQTTVPGLYAAGDMASVPHNYMIGAFVFGRIAGTDAIEYIQDLDFIEPDTDFLEAEKARIYAPLTRPNGVPHTQVEYKLRRLVNDYLQPPKSGNKIEIGLKHFVQYQQTLDVMGARDPHELMRSLEVHFIRDCAEMAARASLYRQETRWGLYHYRLDYPEKNNEEWFCHVNLKKDELGQMILFKRPVDTYIVGVDIYHEVYDIATK
- a CDS encoding class I SAM-dependent methyltransferase — protein: MSIYNSIGLHYSKTRVPDIRIVNKIIDLLNLPKNSIIADIGAGTGGYSLALANKGFLVNAIEPSLVMQKQAVEHPQVKWFTGYAENLPLLDNSVDTVVSILAIHHFSHLPKAFQEMHRIIKNGAIILLTFDIRLAQKIWLYDYFPFLWEDALQFLPLNEQINLIQINTKRRVEAIPLLLPYDLSDLFAAAGWRRPELYLQAEVRAGISSLALANQDLVDQGVKLLTADLSSEKWRKQYGDIHNLTEIDIGYRFIHTTLNN
- a CDS encoding GNAT family N-acetyltransferase yields the protein MINELTVVGQFKIRQAEIKDVEIIASLCEQLEYFVTNQQIEQRLTKIKNNDAHIVYVATLEDEYVIGWAHAHICDSIVIPTPAILLGLVVDKDCRHSGIGRFLMHQIEQWASLAGCDNVLLRSNIKRKEAHSFYEKIGYTNIKQSLTFHKQLL
- a CDS encoding HAD-IA family hydrolase — protein: MKYAFQVQNEYKNIEKWHLYDDVIPTLQYTIKNNYKNIILSNHIPELHEIIDQLNITEYFDEIYTSGKIGYEKPSLNFYAYIINDLKIEKTECVMIGDSYNADIAGALRADIQAILVRKPNDKNYKLYSKDFRGILKIIRRISTIE
- a CDS encoding 4Fe-4S dicluster domain-containing protein, with product MALINQRIDVPVIVDESKCLEKCTACIEVCPLDVLAKNPETGKAYMKYDECWFCLPCEKECPTNAITVQIPFLLR